One region of Aurantimonas sp. HBX-1 genomic DNA includes:
- a CDS encoding TIGR04290 family methyltransferase codes for MVQDNFERRIQALAPWFHNMELAGIQTAPEHFLGDYPTFKWNGFRHLVPADMRGRRVLDIGCNAGFYSLEMKRRGADLVVGIDSDPRYLAQARLASEIAGLDIEFEELSVYDVGQLGQKFDFVIFMGVLYHLRHPLLALDLIYEHVAESDLLFQSMLRGTRHVSPVQADYEFEDTAPFEDDGFPRMAFIEHNYATDPTNWWVPNRAGMEAMLRSAGFRIEAATDDEVYLCRRSQRPVMADAPPRIAASSPTTA; via the coding sequence ATGGTGCAAGACAATTTCGAACGCCGGATCCAGGCGCTGGCTCCGTGGTTCCACAACATGGAACTGGCCGGCATCCAGACGGCGCCCGAGCACTTTCTCGGAGACTACCCGACCTTCAAGTGGAACGGTTTTCGCCACCTCGTTCCGGCGGACATGCGCGGACGCCGGGTTCTCGACATCGGCTGCAATGCCGGCTTCTATTCGCTCGAGATGAAGCGTCGCGGCGCGGATCTCGTGGTCGGCATCGACTCCGATCCCCGCTATCTGGCGCAGGCGCGGCTGGCATCGGAGATTGCCGGTCTCGACATCGAGTTCGAGGAATTGTCGGTCTACGACGTCGGTCAGCTCGGCCAGAAGTTCGATTTCGTCATCTTCATGGGGGTCCTCTATCACCTGCGGCATCCGCTGCTGGCGCTGGACCTCATCTACGAGCACGTGGCGGAGAGCGACCTTCTCTTCCAGTCGATGCTGCGTGGCACGCGGCATGTAAGCCCTGTCCAGGCAGACTACGAGTTCGAGGACACGGCCCCTTTCGAGGACGACGGCTTCCCGCGGATGGCGTTCATCGAGCACAATTACGCAACTGATCCCACCAACTGGTGGGTGCCGAACCGGGCGGGCATGGAAGCGATGCTCCGCAGCGCCGGCTTCCGGATCGAGGCCGCCACCGATGACGAAGTCTATCTGTGCCGCCGCAGTCAGCGCCCTGTCATGGCCGATGCGCCGCCGCGCATCGCTGCCTCGTCCCCGACGACCGCGTAG
- a CDS encoding glycosyltransferase — protein sequence MKIAFYGSSILSSYWNGAATYYRGLLRALASHGHDITFYEPDAYGRQENRDIDPPDWCRVVVYQATPEAAGAAAAEAAGADVVVKASGVGYEDDWLLGAVLDAAQPRAVKIFWDVDAPATLAELNADPDHPTRAALARLDAVLTYGGGDPVVDAYRRLGAAECVPIYNALDPSTHHPVAPNDRFAAALGFLGNRLPDREARVEEFFLEPAMRLPEATFLLGGSGWGDRALPANVRHIGHVGTRDHNAFNVTPKAVLNINRTSMAETGFSPPTRVFEAAGAGACLITDEWPGIDQFLKPGEEVLVARDGRDVVDLMAGLGDERAARIGQAALARVLKDHTYEQRAVLVDALLHRHAAGLRERARA from the coding sequence GTGAAGATCGCGTTCTACGGTTCCAGCATTCTCTCCTCCTACTGGAACGGCGCCGCCACCTATTACCGGGGGCTGCTACGGGCCCTGGCCTCGCACGGCCACGACATCACCTTCTACGAGCCTGACGCCTATGGCCGGCAGGAGAACCGCGACATCGATCCGCCGGACTGGTGCAGGGTCGTGGTCTATCAGGCGACGCCCGAAGCAGCGGGGGCCGCGGCCGCCGAAGCCGCGGGCGCCGACGTGGTGGTGAAGGCGAGCGGCGTCGGCTACGAGGACGACTGGCTGCTGGGCGCGGTTCTCGACGCGGCGCAGCCGCGGGCGGTGAAGATCTTCTGGGACGTCGACGCCCCGGCGACGCTGGCGGAACTCAACGCCGATCCCGACCATCCCACCCGCGCGGCCCTCGCCCGGCTGGACGCGGTGCTGACCTATGGCGGCGGGGACCCGGTGGTGGACGCCTACCGCCGTCTCGGCGCAGCCGAATGCGTCCCGATCTACAACGCGCTCGATCCCTCGACCCACCATCCCGTCGCGCCGAACGACCGCTTCGCGGCGGCGCTCGGCTTCCTCGGCAATCGCCTGCCCGACCGCGAGGCCCGCGTCGAAGAGTTCTTCCTGGAGCCGGCGATGCGGCTGCCGGAGGCGACGTTCCTGCTCGGCGGGTCGGGATGGGGCGACCGGGCCCTGCCCGCCAACGTGCGCCATATCGGCCATGTGGGAACGCGCGACCACAATGCCTTCAACGTCACGCCGAAGGCGGTCCTCAACATCAACCGCACCTCCATGGCCGAGACCGGGTTTTCGCCGCCGACGCGCGTCTTCGAGGCGGCCGGCGCAGGGGCCTGCCTGATCACCGACGAGTGGCCCGGCATCGACCAATTCCTGAAGCCGGGCGAGGAAGTGCTGGTCGCCCGGGACGGGCGTGACGTGGTCGATCTGATGGCGGGGCTGGGCGACGAGCGGGCGGCACGCATCGGCCAGGCGGCGCTCGCCCGCGTGCTCAAGGACCACACCTATGAACAGCGCGCGGTGCTCGTGGACGCGCTGCTGCACCGTCATGCGGCGGGCCTCCGCGAGAGGGCGCGGGCATGA
- a CDS encoding UDP-glucuronic acid decarboxylase family protein: MEQSRRSPRSEAKRVLVTGGAGFLGSHLCEALLRRGHRVTCVDNLQTGSTANLSRFGASNRFTFIERDICEALPTSLEVDEIYNLACAASPPRYQADPVHTMLTCVVGTNNILELAERCGARLLHASTSEVYGDPLQHPQTEAYWGNVNPTGPRACYDEGKRAAETLTFDYLRAGRVDARVVRIFNTYGPRMQPDDGRIVSNLICQALAGDALTLYGTGEQTRSFCYVTDLIAGIVALMEVEPNPEQPVNLGNPGEFTIRELADQVIRLTGSRSPIVHLPLPQDDPQRRRPDITLAQSLLGWEPKVTLVEGLEPTIAWFADAENRDDQGWTGSRPSSRAAYSFAETNLS, translated from the coding sequence ATCGAGCAGAGCCGCCGATCCCCGCGAAGCGAAGCGAAGCGCGTTCTCGTCACCGGCGGCGCCGGTTTCCTCGGCTCGCATCTGTGCGAAGCGTTGCTCCGCCGCGGCCACCGCGTCACCTGTGTCGACAACCTGCAGACGGGTTCGACCGCGAACCTTTCGCGCTTCGGCGCCAGCAATCGCTTCACCTTCATCGAACGCGACATCTGCGAAGCGCTGCCGACGTCGCTGGAGGTGGACGAGATCTACAACCTGGCCTGCGCCGCCTCCCCGCCGCGCTACCAGGCAGACCCCGTGCATACGATGCTGACATGCGTCGTCGGCACGAACAACATCCTGGAGCTGGCCGAACGCTGCGGCGCGCGGCTCCTCCACGCATCCACCAGCGAGGTCTATGGCGACCCGCTGCAGCACCCGCAGACCGAGGCCTACTGGGGAAACGTCAACCCGACCGGCCCGCGCGCCTGCTACGACGAGGGCAAGCGTGCCGCCGAGACCCTGACCTTCGACTATCTGCGTGCCGGGCGCGTGGACGCCCGCGTGGTGCGGATCTTCAACACCTATGGGCCGCGCATGCAGCCGGACGACGGGCGCATCGTCTCCAATCTCATCTGCCAGGCCCTGGCCGGGGACGCGCTGACGCTCTACGGGACCGGCGAGCAGACGCGCTCCTTCTGCTACGTGACGGACCTCATCGCCGGCATCGTCGCGCTGATGGAGGTGGAGCCCAATCCGGAGCAGCCGGTCAATCTGGGCAATCCGGGCGAGTTCACCATCAGGGAACTGGCGGACCAGGTCATCCGGCTCACCGGGTCGCGATCACCGATCGTGCATCTCCCCCTGCCGCAGGACGATCCCCAGCGGCGCCGGCCGGACATCACGCTGGCACAGTCACTGCTGGGCTGGGAACCGAAGGTCACCCTCGTCGAGGGACTGGAACCGACGATCGCGTGGTTCGCCGACGCCGAGAACCGCGACGACCAGGGATGGACGGGCAGCCGCCCGAGCAGCCGGGCTGCCTATTCCTTCGCAGAGACGAATCTCTCGTAA
- the nadE gene encoding NAD(+) synthase, giving the protein MQHLDDILELSRQSARGPLSPWFDVRLREQVTAGQFLPPADLHAAGERLVRQLADYREQAGVSTAVLGMSGGVDSAVTAALLKRAGWRVVGYTLPIEQNPAETERGAEACRALGLEHLHLDLSRQYRDVVSGLGSLDDALTASDTEPLRTRRGNVRARLRMITLYDQAHRCGGVVASTDNFSELGAGFWTLHGDVGDLAPVQSLLKSWEIPWMAREYGVPESTWRASPTDGLGIGEGDEAQIGATYLEWDIAVFAVVEALRQDPSLTAQAMPSALGAEDDPVAVRSLAAVLRRLKTTWFKRVNPVVLEHPRADRLGLLDLIDDRLFRPAVLRDDRALASFSGDIAVLGHRLADALSERDMRLVTAESCTAGLLGACVAAAPGSSSVLEGCFVTYRPSMKIDALGVPEDLIRERTVYDPDVARAMAEGALRCATRAGLAIAITGVAGPEPDQGKPVGLVYIATLLEGENAQVTECHFAGQPKEIVSATIRKALQLGLAALA; this is encoded by the coding sequence ATGCAACATCTCGATGACATTCTCGAACTGTCGCGGCAAAGCGCCCGGGGTCCGTTGTCGCCATGGTTCGACGTCCGGCTGCGCGAGCAGGTCACCGCCGGGCAGTTCCTGCCGCCGGCGGATCTGCATGCGGCGGGCGAGCGGCTGGTCCGGCAGCTCGCCGACTACCGGGAGCAGGCCGGCGTCTCGACCGCCGTGCTCGGGATGTCGGGCGGGGTGGACAGCGCGGTGACGGCAGCGCTGCTCAAGCGGGCGGGCTGGCGGGTGGTGGGCTACACGCTTCCCATCGAACAGAACCCGGCCGAAACCGAACGCGGCGCCGAAGCCTGCCGCGCCCTGGGGCTCGAGCACCTGCATCTCGACCTGTCGCGGCAATACCGGGATGTCGTGTCGGGCCTCGGATCGCTGGACGACGCCCTCACCGCTTCCGACACCGAGCCGCTGCGCACGCGGCGCGGCAATGTCCGCGCCCGGCTGCGCATGATCACGCTGTACGACCAGGCGCATCGCTGCGGCGGCGTGGTGGCGAGCACCGACAATTTCTCCGAACTCGGCGCGGGCTTCTGGACGCTGCATGGCGACGTCGGCGACCTCGCGCCGGTGCAGTCGCTGCTGAAGTCCTGGGAAATCCCGTGGATGGCGCGGGAATACGGCGTCCCCGAGAGCACCTGGCGCGCCAGTCCCACTGACGGGCTGGGGATCGGCGAAGGCGACGAGGCGCAGATCGGCGCGACATATCTCGAGTGGGACATCGCCGTCTTCGCGGTGGTCGAGGCGCTGCGGCAGGATCCGTCGCTGACGGCGCAGGCGATGCCCTCGGCGCTGGGTGCGGAAGACGATCCGGTCGCTGTCCGCTCCCTCGCCGCCGTGCTGCGGCGGCTGAAGACGACCTGGTTCAAGCGGGTGAACCCCGTCGTCCTCGAGCATCCGCGGGCGGACCGGCTGGGCCTGCTGGACCTGATCGACGACCGGCTGTTCCGCCCCGCCGTGCTGCGCGACGACCGTGCGCTCGCCTCGTTCTCCGGAGACATCGCAGTCCTCGGCCATCGGCTCGCCGACGCCCTTTCCGAGCGGGACATGCGCCTCGTCACCGCCGAATCCTGCACCGCCGGCCTACTCGGCGCCTGCGTCGCCGCCGCACCGGGAAGCTCGTCGGTCCTCGAAGGCTGCTTCGTCACCTACCGTCCGTCGATGAAGATCGACGCGCTCGGCGTTCCCGAGGATCTGATCCGGGAGCGGACGGTGTACGACCCGGACGTCGCCCGCGCGATGGCCGAGGGCGCGCTGCGGTGCGCCACGCGCGCGGGCCTGGCGATCGCCATCACCGGTGTCGCCGGGCCGGAGCCGGATCAGGGCAAGCCGGTGGGGCTGGTCTACATCGCCACGCTCCTCGAAGGCGAAAACGCGCAGGTGACCGAGTGCCACTTCGCCGGCCAGCCGAAGGAGATCGTCTCGGCCACGATCCGCAAGGCATTGCAGCTGGGCCTGGCGGCGCTGGCCTGA
- a CDS encoding glycosyltransferase has translation MRFVFYTHSLVSDWNHGNAHFLRGIMRELVARGHDAVALEPEDSWSRTNLAEQQGEANVERFGRDFPELASRIYGEDFDHAAALAEADVVVVHEWTDPALVAEIGRLRRDGGRFTLLFHDTHHRAVSDHRAIAGMALEDYDAVLAFGETLRRRYEADGWGRRVFTWHEAADDRLFRPIPAEPTGDLVWIGNWGDGERTKEIGEFLIEPARRLGLSGVVHGVRYPAEGVEALGDAGLDYRGWIANAEVPAAFSRHRFTMHIPRRPYVEALPGIPTIRVFEALACGIPLISAPWRDEENLFCTGSDYLVAADGAEMTSRIRDVLNDPDLAAALAASGLETIRARHTCRHRVDELFTILSGLDGTKDIAREAAQ, from the coding sequence ATGCGTTTCGTCTTCTACACCCACTCTCTTGTCTCGGACTGGAACCACGGCAACGCCCATTTCCTGCGTGGCATCATGCGCGAACTGGTGGCGCGGGGGCACGACGCCGTGGCGCTCGAGCCGGAGGACAGCTGGAGCCGCACCAATCTCGCCGAGCAGCAGGGGGAAGCCAACGTGGAGCGCTTCGGGCGCGACTTTCCCGAGCTCGCCAGCCGGATCTACGGCGAGGACTTCGACCATGCGGCGGCGCTCGCCGAGGCCGACGTCGTGGTGGTGCACGAATGGACCGACCCGGCGCTCGTCGCCGAGATCGGGCGCCTGCGCCGCGACGGCGGCCGTTTCACGCTGCTCTTCCACGACACGCATCACCGGGCGGTTTCCGATCACCGCGCCATCGCCGGCATGGCGCTGGAGGATTACGACGCCGTGCTGGCCTTCGGCGAGACGCTGCGCCGCCGCTACGAAGCCGACGGCTGGGGCCGCCGCGTCTTCACCTGGCACGAGGCGGCGGACGATCGCCTGTTCAGGCCGATCCCGGCGGAGCCGACGGGCGATCTGGTCTGGATCGGCAACTGGGGCGACGGCGAGCGGACGAAGGAGATCGGCGAGTTCCTGATCGAGCCGGCGCGCAGGCTCGGCCTGTCGGGCGTCGTCCACGGGGTGCGCTATCCCGCCGAAGGCGTCGAGGCGCTGGGGGATGCCGGGCTCGACTATCGCGGCTGGATCGCCAACGCCGAGGTTCCGGCGGCCTTCTCCCGGCATCGCTTCACCATGCACATTCCGCGCCGGCCCTATGTCGAGGCGCTGCCCGGCATCCCGACGATCCGCGTGTTCGAGGCGCTGGCCTGCGGGATTCCGCTGATCTCGGCGCCATGGCGCGACGAGGAGAACCTCTTCTGCACCGGCAGCGACTATCTGGTGGCCGCGGACGGTGCCGAGATGACGTCGCGGATCCGCGACGTGCTGAACGATCCCGACCTCGCCGCCGCGCTCGCCGCCTCGGGCCTCGAGACCATCCGGGCGCGGCATACGTGCCGGCACCGCGTGGACGAACTTTTCACGATCCTGTCCGGCCTCGACGGGACGAAAGACATCGCAAGGGAGGCCGCGCAGTGA
- a CDS encoding DUF1153 domain-containing protein gives MTDQIRPRVKYVIGPDGSPLTMADLPPSNTRRWVIRRKAEVVAAVRGGLLSLDEACSRYTLTVEEFLSWQVSIDQHGLAGLRTTQLQEYRKKLELH, from the coding sequence ATGACCGATCAGATCAGACCGCGTGTGAAATACGTCATCGGCCCCGACGGGAGTCCGCTGACGATGGCCGACCTGCCGCCGTCGAATACGCGTCGCTGGGTGATCCGCCGCAAGGCCGAGGTGGTTGCCGCCGTACGCGGCGGCCTGCTCAGCCTAGACGAGGCGTGTTCACGCTATACGCTGACGGTGGAGGAGTTCCTCTCCTGGCAGGTTTCCATCGACCAGCACGGCCTCGCCGGGCTGCGGACGACCCAGCTGCAGGAGTATCGCAAGAAACTCGAACTGCACTGA
- a CDS encoding flagellar export protein FliJ translates to MKRDNLVRLTRFKVTEKRRQLEQLEMMMAEFARMAGELDHQINTEEKKAGISDVAHFAYPTFAKAARIRRDNLNNSVRDLKVQVAAARLALEEADAELVNAEKLEQRDVAREELEQRREALG, encoded by the coding sequence ATGAAGCGGGACAACCTGGTGCGTCTGACGCGTTTCAAGGTCACCGAGAAACGCCGCCAACTCGAGCAGCTCGAGATGATGATGGCCGAATTCGCCCGCATGGCTGGGGAACTGGACCATCAGATCAACACCGAGGAGAAGAAGGCCGGCATCAGCGACGTGGCGCATTTCGCCTACCCGACCTTCGCCAAGGCGGCGCGGATCCGTCGCGACAACCTCAACAATTCGGTCCGCGACCTGAAGGTGCAGGTCGCCGCCGCCCGACTCGCCCTCGAGGAAGCCGACGCCGAGCTCGTCAATGCCGAGAAGCTGGAGCAGCGCGACGTGGCGCGCGAGGAACTCGAGCAGCGCCGCGAAGCGCTCGGCTGA
- a CDS encoding glycosyltransferase: protein MRPPFDIVVVGLTLSSSWGNGHATTFRSLLKGLDALGIRILFLERDKPWYAAHRDLPDPDFCTLEFYDEVEELADRYGDDLAGAGAVLVGSYVPDGKAVIDSLFRIAPGRVSFYDIDTPLTLARLERGDEEYLAAAQIPGFHTYFSFTGGPTLSRLENRFGAARAVALYCSVEPERYRHTGAAASWDLGYLGTYSPDRQPTLERLLIEPARRLPHKRFVVAGPQYPSDIAWPGNVDRIDHLPPAEHADFYSRQRFTLNVTRADMIAAGWSPSVRLFEAAAVGTPIVSDDWQGLSELLPDGKAIVIAHGPEDVVALLADADEKRTREMAQAARKIVLEKHTGIARATELLAALDGLAVASRSTARAGAA, encoded by the coding sequence ATGAGGCCGCCCTTCGACATCGTCGTGGTCGGCCTGACCCTCTCCTCTTCCTGGGGCAACGGCCACGCCACCACCTTCCGCTCGCTCTTGAAGGGCCTCGACGCGCTCGGGATCCGCATTCTCTTCCTGGAGCGGGACAAGCCCTGGTATGCGGCTCACCGCGATCTGCCGGATCCTGACTTCTGCACGCTGGAATTCTACGACGAGGTCGAGGAACTCGCGGACCGTTACGGCGACGACCTCGCCGGCGCCGGGGCGGTGCTGGTCGGCTCCTACGTCCCCGACGGCAAGGCGGTCATCGACAGCCTGTTCCGGATAGCGCCCGGCCGCGTCAGCTTCTACGACATCGACACGCCGTTGACGCTCGCCAGGCTGGAACGGGGCGACGAGGAATATCTGGCGGCCGCGCAGATCCCCGGCTTTCATACCTATTTCTCCTTCACCGGCGGGCCTACCCTGTCGCGGCTGGAAAACCGGTTCGGCGCCGCCCGCGCGGTCGCCCTCTACTGCTCGGTGGAGCCGGAGCGCTACCGCCACACCGGTGCGGCGGCGTCCTGGGACCTCGGCTATCTCGGCACCTACAGCCCCGACCGCCAGCCGACCCTGGAACGGCTGCTGATCGAGCCGGCGCGCCGCCTTCCGCACAAGCGCTTCGTCGTCGCCGGCCCGCAGTACCCGTCCGACATCGCGTGGCCGGGCAATGTCGACCGCATCGATCATCTGCCCCCCGCGGAGCATGCCGACTTCTATTCACGACAGCGATTCACGCTGAACGTCACGCGGGCCGACATGATCGCCGCGGGCTGGTCGCCGAGCGTGCGCCTCTTCGAGGCGGCGGCGGTCGGAACGCCGATCGTCAGCGACGACTGGCAGGGCCTTAGCGAACTTCTTCCGGACGGCAAGGCGATCGTGATCGCCCACGGGCCCGAGGACGTGGTCGCCCTTCTGGCGGACGCGGACGAAAAGCGCACCCGCGAAATGGCACAGGCGGCGCGGAAGATCGTTCTGGAGAAGCATACGGGGATCGCGCGGGCGACGGAGCTGCTCGCCGCCCTCGACGGACTGGCGGTCGCCTCGCGATCCACGGCGCGAGCGGGCGCGGCATGA
- the mnmA gene encoding tRNA 2-thiouridine(34) synthase MnmA → MLNSLDLPKPAAATRVVVAMSGGVDSSVVAAILKDEGYDVVGITLQLYDAGEGARRAGSCCAGQDIADARRVAETLGIHHYVLDYEERFRKAVIDPFAASYLAGETPIPCVACNQTVKFRDLLATARDLGADALATGHYIDSRLNGAHRSLYRPRDLDRDQSYFLYGTTQEQLDFLRFPLGRLTKPETRALAERHGLAIAAKPDSQDICFVAKGRYSDVIRRLHPDSGRPGDIVHVDGRHLGRHEGILGYTIGQRRGLGIAASEPLYVVAIEAAAARIVVGPRAALATHRLRLRDVNWLGREAPEAFAAGGHELFVKVRSTRPPAPARIVAAQDGWEVEILGGEEGIAPGQACVFYAGEAEGAEVLGGGVIAATGGAPAAGIPARPAVARA, encoded by the coding sequence ATGCTGAACAGCCTCGACCTGCCGAAGCCCGCCGCCGCGACGCGCGTCGTCGTCGCCATGTCCGGCGGCGTCGATTCTTCCGTCGTCGCAGCGATTCTCAAGGACGAGGGCTACGATGTCGTCGGCATCACGCTGCAGCTCTACGACGCGGGCGAGGGCGCCCGGCGCGCCGGCTCCTGCTGCGCCGGCCAGGACATCGCCGATGCCCGCCGGGTCGCCGAGACGCTGGGCATCCACCATTACGTGCTGGATTACGAGGAGCGCTTCCGCAAGGCGGTGATCGACCCGTTCGCGGCCAGCTATCTCGCCGGCGAGACGCCGATTCCCTGCGTCGCCTGCAACCAGACGGTCAAGTTCCGCGACCTCCTGGCGACCGCCCGCGACCTCGGCGCCGACGCGCTGGCGACCGGCCATTACATCGACAGCCGCCTGAACGGCGCGCACCGCAGCCTCTACCGGCCGCGCGACCTCGATCGTGACCAGAGCTACTTTCTCTACGGCACGACCCAGGAACAGCTGGATTTCCTGCGCTTTCCGCTCGGTCGCCTGACCAAGCCGGAGACCAGGGCGCTGGCCGAGCGGCACGGCCTCGCCATCGCCGCCAAGCCCGACAGCCAGGACATCTGCTTCGTCGCCAAGGGGCGCTACAGCGACGTGATCCGCCGCCTGCACCCCGATTCGGGCCGGCCGGGCGACATCGTGCATGTCGACGGACGCCATCTCGGCCGCCACGAGGGGATCCTCGGCTATACGATCGGCCAGCGGCGCGGCCTCGGCATCGCCGCCAGCGAGCCGCTCTATGTCGTGGCGATCGAGGCGGCTGCGGCGCGCATCGTCGTCGGACCGCGCGCCGCCCTGGCGACGCACCGGCTGCGGCTGCGCGACGTCAACTGGCTGGGCCGCGAGGCGCCCGAGGCGTTCGCCGCCGGCGGCCACGAGCTCTTCGTCAAGGTCCGCTCCACCCGCCCGCCGGCGCCGGCCCGCATCGTCGCGGCCCAGGACGGCTGGGAGGTCGAGATCCTCGGCGGCGAGGAGGGCATCGCGCCCGGACAGGCCTGTGTCTTCTATGCCGGCGAGGCCGAGGGCGCCGAAGTGCTGGGCGGCGGCGTCATCGCCGCGACCGGCGGCGCGCCCGCTGCCGGCATCCCCGCCCGGCCCGCCGTCGCGCGGGCCTGA